In Oncorhynchus mykiss isolate Arlee chromosome 1, USDA_OmykA_1.1, whole genome shotgun sequence, the following proteins share a genomic window:
- the LOC110529556 gene encoding protein NDNF isoform X3, which translates to MEPITRNRWLEFIAVSSGGSTKKSMPEVWWRGPGTEAKIHTYTGNAMNTYTGPSYAPASIYILRLRSKDQDTRATVYLHEGSGTSWAFPQLPSDSRVHTLGVGMTSVTLSWAPSAPLKRLHTQRSYDYCVLVNRKHNYRNLCAAQEGIRKEREKDKKREKDKQRKVTVWPILKDWWWQQWDADTELQSPAALRDDYGHLQCVCKGTESVCTVSELVPDTQYYFDVFLIDRLNGTSAAYTGTFAQTHEEARPAITPLREGELRWVTFQDGGSTSGEFFSFRPRGWQQSGLLTLQSCESSEKINITVSSKGKELSSQAVGENLAQIWLQGSPSYLIHLEKEGTAAPRQAAPGVLKASVKMQASSTYHRQGIPSLPSTLQIKSFNRLRSCESVTLAWMGTEERSLYCVYRQRLGKGGGKKGGTAPCLGPESRSDTERVLCKYFQELNPRRAVTTAVIGGLEPGVAYIFDVYLMRRWGIPIKYSSKTVRTRKEC; encoded by the exons ATGGAACCTATCACGCGGAATAGGTGGTTGGAGTTTATTGCGGTCTccagtggtg GGAGTACCAAGAAGAGTATGCCAGAGGTGTGGTGGAGAGGACCTGGAACTGAAGCCAAGATACACACCTACACTGGCAACGCCATGAACACCTACACAGGTCCTTCGTACGCCCCAGCATCTATCTACATCCTCAGGCTGCGGTCCAAGGACCAGGACACCAGGGCTACTGTGTACCTCCATGAGGGCTCTGGGACCTCCTGGGCCTTCCCACAGCTTCCCTCTGACTCCCGTGTCCACACCCTGGGTGTAGGAATGACCAGTGTCACCCTCAGCTGGGCCCCCAGTGCCCCCCTCAAAAGGCTGCACACCCAACGCAGCTATGACTACTGTGTCCTCGTCAATCGCAAACACAACTACCGCAACCTTTGTGCCGCCCAGGAGGGCATCAGGAAGGAGCGGGAGAAAGACAAGAAAAGGGAGAAGGACAAACAGAGGAAAGTAACTGTGTGGCCGATTCTCAAAGActggtggtggcagcagtgggATGCTGACACTGAGCTCCAGTCACCCGCTGCGCTCCGTGACGACTATGGTCATCTTCAATGTGTTTGTAAGGGAACAGAGAGCGTGTGCACGGTCTCTGAGCTCGTCCCTGACACGCAATACTACTTTGACGTTTTTTTGATTGACAGGCTAAATGGAACCAGTGCCGCATATACTGGAACATTCGCTCAAACACACGAGGAGGCCCGACCAGCTATCACACCACTTAGGGAAGGGGAGCTCCGGTGGGTGACCTTCCAGGATGGAGGCTCAACCTCTGGGGAATTCTTTAGCTTCCGCCCCCGGGGCTGGCAACAGAGTGGCCTGCTCACTCTACAGAGCTGCGAAAGCAGTGAGAAGATCAACATCACTGTTTCCAGCAAGGGCAAAGAGCTCAGCTCCCAGGCTGTGGGAGAAAACCTTGCTCAGATCTGGCTCCAGGGCAGCCCTTCCTACCTCATCCACTTGGAGAAAGAGGGAACGGCGGCTCCCAGACAAGCTGCTCCAGGAGTGCTGAAGGCCTCTGTTAAGATGCAGGCGTCCTCCACTTACCATCGTCAAGGGATACCTTCGCTCCCCTCCACTCTGCAGATAAAGTCTTTCAACAGGCTCAGGAGCTGTGAATCTGTCACCCTGGCCTGGATGGGCACAGAGGAGAGGAGCCTTTACTGCGTGTACCGCCAGAGGCTGGGTAAGGGGGGAGGTAAGAAGGGAGGCACGGCACCCTGCCTGGGGCCTGAGTCACGGTCGGACACTGAGAGGGTCCTGTGTAAATACTTCCAGGAGCTCAACCCTCGACGGGCTGTCACGACTGCTGTGATCGGAGGCCTGGAGCCTGGGGTGGCCTACATATTTGATGTCTATCTAATGAGACGCTGGGGGATCCCCATAAAGTACAGCAGCAAGACAGTAAGAACCAGGAAGGAGTGCTGA
- the LOC110529556 gene encoding protein NDNF isoform X4, translating to MPEVWWRGPGTEAKIHTYTGNAMNTYTGPSYAPASIYILRLRSKDQDTRATVYLHEGSGTSWAFPQLPSDSRVHTLGVGMTSVTLSWAPSAPLKRLHTQRSYDYCVLVNRKHNYRNLCAAQEGIRKEREKDKKREKDKQRKVTVWPILKDWWWQQWDADTELQSPAALRDDYGHLQCVCKGTESVCTVSELVPDTQYYFDVFLIDRLNGTSAAYTGTFAQTHEEARPAITPLREGELRWVTFQDGGSTSGEFFSFRPRGWQQSGLLTLQSCESSEKINITVSSKGKELSSQAVGENLAQIWLQGSPSYLIHLEKEGTAAPRQAAPGVLKASVKMQASSTYHRQGIPSLPSTLQIKSFNRLRSCESVTLAWMGTEERSLYCVYRQRLGKGGGKKGGTAPCLGPESRSDTERVLCKYFQELNPRRAVTTAVIGGLEPGVAYIFDVYLMRRWGIPIKYSSKTVRTRKEC from the coding sequence ATGCCAGAGGTGTGGTGGAGAGGACCTGGAACTGAAGCCAAGATACACACCTACACTGGCAACGCCATGAACACCTACACAGGTCCTTCGTACGCCCCAGCATCTATCTACATCCTCAGGCTGCGGTCCAAGGACCAGGACACCAGGGCTACTGTGTACCTCCATGAGGGCTCTGGGACCTCCTGGGCCTTCCCACAGCTTCCCTCTGACTCCCGTGTCCACACCCTGGGTGTAGGAATGACCAGTGTCACCCTCAGCTGGGCCCCCAGTGCCCCCCTCAAAAGGCTGCACACCCAACGCAGCTATGACTACTGTGTCCTCGTCAATCGCAAACACAACTACCGCAACCTTTGTGCCGCCCAGGAGGGCATCAGGAAGGAGCGGGAGAAAGACAAGAAAAGGGAGAAGGACAAACAGAGGAAAGTAACTGTGTGGCCGATTCTCAAAGActggtggtggcagcagtgggATGCTGACACTGAGCTCCAGTCACCCGCTGCGCTCCGTGACGACTATGGTCATCTTCAATGTGTTTGTAAGGGAACAGAGAGCGTGTGCACGGTCTCTGAGCTCGTCCCTGACACGCAATACTACTTTGACGTTTTTTTGATTGACAGGCTAAATGGAACCAGTGCCGCATATACTGGAACATTCGCTCAAACACACGAGGAGGCCCGACCAGCTATCACACCACTTAGGGAAGGGGAGCTCCGGTGGGTGACCTTCCAGGATGGAGGCTCAACCTCTGGGGAATTCTTTAGCTTCCGCCCCCGGGGCTGGCAACAGAGTGGCCTGCTCACTCTACAGAGCTGCGAAAGCAGTGAGAAGATCAACATCACTGTTTCCAGCAAGGGCAAAGAGCTCAGCTCCCAGGCTGTGGGAGAAAACCTTGCTCAGATCTGGCTCCAGGGCAGCCCTTCCTACCTCATCCACTTGGAGAAAGAGGGAACGGCGGCTCCCAGACAAGCTGCTCCAGGAGTGCTGAAGGCCTCTGTTAAGATGCAGGCGTCCTCCACTTACCATCGTCAAGGGATACCTTCGCTCCCCTCCACTCTGCAGATAAAGTCTTTCAACAGGCTCAGGAGCTGTGAATCTGTCACCCTGGCCTGGATGGGCACAGAGGAGAGGAGCCTTTACTGCGTGTACCGCCAGAGGCTGGGTAAGGGGGGAGGTAAGAAGGGAGGCACGGCACCCTGCCTGGGGCCTGAGTCACGGTCGGACACTGAGAGGGTCCTGTGTAAATACTTCCAGGAGCTCAACCCTCGACGGGCTGTCACGACTGCTGTGATCGGAGGCCTGGAGCCTGGGGTGGCCTACATATTTGATGTCTATCTAATGAGACGCTGGGGGATCCCCATAAAGTACAGCAGCAAGACAGTAAGAACCAGGAAGGAGTGCTGA
- the LOC110529556 gene encoding protein NDNF isoform X2 produces the protein MPINGALAKTSPHLLPAHQRSSMARPDSRSTKKSMPEVWWRGPGTEAKIHTYTGNAMNTYTGPSYAPASIYILRLRSKDQDTRATVYLHEGSGTSWAFPQLPSDSRVHTLGVGMTSVTLSWAPSAPLKRLHTQRSYDYCVLVNRKHNYRNLCAAQEGIRKEREKDKKREKDKQRKVTVWPILKDWWWQQWDADTELQSPAALRDDYGHLQCVCKGTESVCTVSELVPDTQYYFDVFLIDRLNGTSAAYTGTFAQTHEEARPAITPLREGELRWVTFQDGGSTSGEFFSFRPRGWQQSGLLTLQSCESSEKINITVSSKGKELSSQAVGENLAQIWLQGSPSYLIHLEKEGTAAPRQAAPGVLKASVKMQASSTYHRQGIPSLPSTLQIKSFNRLRSCESVTLAWMGTEERSLYCVYRQRLGKGGGKKGGTAPCLGPESRSDTERVLCKYFQELNPRRAVTTAVIGGLEPGVAYIFDVYLMRRWGIPIKYSSKTVRTRKEC, from the exons ATGCCCATCAATGGGGCTCTGGCAAAGACCTCGCCTCACCTCTTGCCTGCTCACCAACGGTCGTCGATGGCAAGACCAGACTCAC GGAGTACCAAGAAGAGTATGCCAGAGGTGTGGTGGAGAGGACCTGGAACTGAAGCCAAGATACACACCTACACTGGCAACGCCATGAACACCTACACAGGTCCTTCGTACGCCCCAGCATCTATCTACATCCTCAGGCTGCGGTCCAAGGACCAGGACACCAGGGCTACTGTGTACCTCCATGAGGGCTCTGGGACCTCCTGGGCCTTCCCACAGCTTCCCTCTGACTCCCGTGTCCACACCCTGGGTGTAGGAATGACCAGTGTCACCCTCAGCTGGGCCCCCAGTGCCCCCCTCAAAAGGCTGCACACCCAACGCAGCTATGACTACTGTGTCCTCGTCAATCGCAAACACAACTACCGCAACCTTTGTGCCGCCCAGGAGGGCATCAGGAAGGAGCGGGAGAAAGACAAGAAAAGGGAGAAGGACAAACAGAGGAAAGTAACTGTGTGGCCGATTCTCAAAGActggtggtggcagcagtgggATGCTGACACTGAGCTCCAGTCACCCGCTGCGCTCCGTGACGACTATGGTCATCTTCAATGTGTTTGTAAGGGAACAGAGAGCGTGTGCACGGTCTCTGAGCTCGTCCCTGACACGCAATACTACTTTGACGTTTTTTTGATTGACAGGCTAAATGGAACCAGTGCCGCATATACTGGAACATTCGCTCAAACACACGAGGAGGCCCGACCAGCTATCACACCACTTAGGGAAGGGGAGCTCCGGTGGGTGACCTTCCAGGATGGAGGCTCAACCTCTGGGGAATTCTTTAGCTTCCGCCCCCGGGGCTGGCAACAGAGTGGCCTGCTCACTCTACAGAGCTGCGAAAGCAGTGAGAAGATCAACATCACTGTTTCCAGCAAGGGCAAAGAGCTCAGCTCCCAGGCTGTGGGAGAAAACCTTGCTCAGATCTGGCTCCAGGGCAGCCCTTCCTACCTCATCCACTTGGAGAAAGAGGGAACGGCGGCTCCCAGACAAGCTGCTCCAGGAGTGCTGAAGGCCTCTGTTAAGATGCAGGCGTCCTCCACTTACCATCGTCAAGGGATACCTTCGCTCCCCTCCACTCTGCAGATAAAGTCTTTCAACAGGCTCAGGAGCTGTGAATCTGTCACCCTGGCCTGGATGGGCACAGAGGAGAGGAGCCTTTACTGCGTGTACCGCCAGAGGCTGGGTAAGGGGGGAGGTAAGAAGGGAGGCACGGCACCCTGCCTGGGGCCTGAGTCACGGTCGGACACTGAGAGGGTCCTGTGTAAATACTTCCAGGAGCTCAACCCTCGACGGGCTGTCACGACTGCTGTGATCGGAGGCCTGGAGCCTGGGGTGGCCTACATATTTGATGTCTATCTAATGAGACGCTGGGGGATCCCCATAAAGTACAGCAGCAAGACAGTAAGAACCAGGAAGGAGTGCTGA
- the LOC110529556 gene encoding protein NDNF isoform X1 → MMAAMAWHLCLAVSLLCGTPWPQGHSALAPENEVPLRPTAWLPDGKVTTIHLPKGRTRRLYFTLKKKVAMMSVTVSPCDLPVEWTLEARTLKDKPPKSLHWSTKKSMPEVWWRGPGTEAKIHTYTGNAMNTYTGPSYAPASIYILRLRSKDQDTRATVYLHEGSGTSWAFPQLPSDSRVHTLGVGMTSVTLSWAPSAPLKRLHTQRSYDYCVLVNRKHNYRNLCAAQEGIRKEREKDKKREKDKQRKVTVWPILKDWWWQQWDADTELQSPAALRDDYGHLQCVCKGTESVCTVSELVPDTQYYFDVFLIDRLNGTSAAYTGTFAQTHEEARPAITPLREGELRWVTFQDGGSTSGEFFSFRPRGWQQSGLLTLQSCESSEKINITVSSKGKELSSQAVGENLAQIWLQGSPSYLIHLEKEGTAAPRQAAPGVLKASVKMQASSTYHRQGIPSLPSTLQIKSFNRLRSCESVTLAWMGTEERSLYCVYRQRLGKGGGKKGGTAPCLGPESRSDTERVLCKYFQELNPRRAVTTAVIGGLEPGVAYIFDVYLMRRWGIPIKYSSKTVRTRKEC, encoded by the exons ATGATGGCAGCGATGGCCTGGCATCTCTGCCTGGCCGTGTCTCTCCTCTGTGGCACCCCCTGGCCCCAAGGACACTCAGCTCTGGCTCCTGAGAACGAGGTGCCACTCCGCCCCACCGCCTGGCTGCCTGATGGAAAGGTCACCACCATACATCTGCCCAAAGGACGCACCCGGAG GCTGTACTTCACACTGAAGAAGAAGGTTGCGATGATGTCTGTGACCGTCAGTCCCTGTGACCTCCCCGTCGAGTGGACCCTTGAAGCCCGAACCCTGAAGGACAAACCGCCTAAGAGTCTGCACT GGAGTACCAAGAAGAGTATGCCAGAGGTGTGGTGGAGAGGACCTGGAACTGAAGCCAAGATACACACCTACACTGGCAACGCCATGAACACCTACACAGGTCCTTCGTACGCCCCAGCATCTATCTACATCCTCAGGCTGCGGTCCAAGGACCAGGACACCAGGGCTACTGTGTACCTCCATGAGGGCTCTGGGACCTCCTGGGCCTTCCCACAGCTTCCCTCTGACTCCCGTGTCCACACCCTGGGTGTAGGAATGACCAGTGTCACCCTCAGCTGGGCCCCCAGTGCCCCCCTCAAAAGGCTGCACACCCAACGCAGCTATGACTACTGTGTCCTCGTCAATCGCAAACACAACTACCGCAACCTTTGTGCCGCCCAGGAGGGCATCAGGAAGGAGCGGGAGAAAGACAAGAAAAGGGAGAAGGACAAACAGAGGAAAGTAACTGTGTGGCCGATTCTCAAAGActggtggtggcagcagtgggATGCTGACACTGAGCTCCAGTCACCCGCTGCGCTCCGTGACGACTATGGTCATCTTCAATGTGTTTGTAAGGGAACAGAGAGCGTGTGCACGGTCTCTGAGCTCGTCCCTGACACGCAATACTACTTTGACGTTTTTTTGATTGACAGGCTAAATGGAACCAGTGCCGCATATACTGGAACATTCGCTCAAACACACGAGGAGGCCCGACCAGCTATCACACCACTTAGGGAAGGGGAGCTCCGGTGGGTGACCTTCCAGGATGGAGGCTCAACCTCTGGGGAATTCTTTAGCTTCCGCCCCCGGGGCTGGCAACAGAGTGGCCTGCTCACTCTACAGAGCTGCGAAAGCAGTGAGAAGATCAACATCACTGTTTCCAGCAAGGGCAAAGAGCTCAGCTCCCAGGCTGTGGGAGAAAACCTTGCTCAGATCTGGCTCCAGGGCAGCCCTTCCTACCTCATCCACTTGGAGAAAGAGGGAACGGCGGCTCCCAGACAAGCTGCTCCAGGAGTGCTGAAGGCCTCTGTTAAGATGCAGGCGTCCTCCACTTACCATCGTCAAGGGATACCTTCGCTCCCCTCCACTCTGCAGATAAAGTCTTTCAACAGGCTCAGGAGCTGTGAATCTGTCACCCTGGCCTGGATGGGCACAGAGGAGAGGAGCCTTTACTGCGTGTACCGCCAGAGGCTGGGTAAGGGGGGAGGTAAGAAGGGAGGCACGGCACCCTGCCTGGGGCCTGAGTCACGGTCGGACACTGAGAGGGTCCTGTGTAAATACTTCCAGGAGCTCAACCCTCGACGGGCTGTCACGACTGCTGTGATCGGAGGCCTGGAGCCTGGGGTGGCCTACATATTTGATGTCTATCTAATGAGACGCTGGGGGATCCCCATAAAGTACAGCAGCAAGACAGTAAGAACCAGGAAGGAGTGCTGA
- the LOC110529567 gene encoding dnaJ homolog subfamily C member 9, protein MWLLDQCQALFNTSSLYGVLGVSKEATDAEIRHSYYKVSLRVHPDRAPEDLQATEKFQVLGKLYAVLSDKEQRAMYDEQGLVAEESDSLQQDQCWEEYWRLLFPKITLEDIQEFERKYKGTEEERQDVMQIYLQHQGNMDAIMASALCCSQEDEPRITALIQTAIQAGELTAYPAFTQESTRKKKTRKHKADEERQEAEERQREMGLNDADDSLVMMLKQKQKSREQNLNSFLSDLEAKYSKGGKAKAGGNGKK, encoded by the exons ATGTGGCTACTCGACCAGTGTCAAGCACTGTTCAACACCTCCAGCCTCTATGGGGTGCTGGGCGTTTCCAAGGAGGCGACAGACGCAGAGATCCGACACAGCTACTACAAGGTGTCGCTCAGGGTTCACCCAGATCGTGCTCCCGAAGACTTGCAGGCAACAGAGAAATTTCAG GTGCTTGGGAAGTTATATGCCGTGTTGAGTGACAAGGAGCAGAGGGCAATGTATGATGAGCAGGGACTTGTGGCTGAGGAATCTGACTCACTGCAGCAGGACCAATGCTGGGAGGAGTACTGGAGGTTGCTGTTCCCTAAG ATCACATTGGAGGACATCCAGGAGTTTGAGAGGAAGTACAAAGGcacggaggaggagaggcaggatgtGATGCAGATTTACCTGCAGCACCAGGGGAACATGGACGCCATCATGGCCTCAGCCCTGTGCTGCTCTCAGGAGGACGAGCCCAGGATCACAGCCCTTATACAGACAGCCATCCAGGCAGGGGAGCTCACGGCCTACCCTGCTTTCACCCAGGAGAGCACCAGGAAGAAGAAAACACGCAAACATAAG GCTGATGAAGAAAGACAAGAAgctgaggagaggcagagagagatgggactcAATGATGCTGATGACAGTCTTGTAATGATGTTAAAG CAAAAGCAGAAGTCCAGAGAGCAGAATTTGAACTCTTTCCTGTCTGACCTGGAAGCCAAATACTCCAAGGGAGGAAAAGCCAAAGCAGGAGGGAATGGAAAAAAGTGA